The genomic stretch cacggattggatgcccggcaggttggccgaccatccctggtctgtgtctgagatactggaacgtcggacgtgagactcagcaaccggaggccaaggatttggctcgtgtcgtggaaagagtccctcgatgatacgctccagcatcgctggtgatcgctctgcaggcgccaacacgcctttggtcttcgccattacgactctgtaggcgtggccccacggattcgtattggcactcgcgcatagcctatcgaagcaggcccttttgctcgcctttatcgcacttttaagcgccgatcttgcagatccgaatactacacggcgctctaccctctgtgcatcggtacgtgcacgttgcaacatccgtcttgcacggaggcacgcgctacggaggtccgctatcgcgtcggtccaccagtataccggtgacttaccattcctaggttggcgggtcctaggcatggtggcgtcgcacgcccgcgataatgtggcaactaattggtcagcactcgggcggagccaactgcccccctcgcgctctcttctcattgcttctgcaaatacctcggcatcgaaatgcgatgtcttccacccgcggacggtcggagtattggctctacccgtcgcctgccgcctcacgttctggactacgctatagcagaccgactggtggtcactataggtgtagccatcgtctaccctccagttcacgatcagtcctgggctggagaacgtcacgtcgatgatcgactccgcaccatttctgctgaatgtacacttggttccaacgttggccagatctaggttgagctttgccaaagcttccaacaagatctgacccctcggGTTcttgcggcggcttccccactcaacagcccaagcgttgaagtcgcccgccactactaagggtgttagtcccgtcagctccatagataacaaatcgaccatctgggtgaacctttcgatagaccaacgcggcggagcataacaactgcagtagaacactccgtccaccttggcaaccgcgtatccttcatttgaggttgacacaacctcctgaaccgggaacttgctggtcgtgcatatggccgccgtactggacttatctgcaacccaattaccgtttccgggaggaatgcagtaggggtccgatacgattgcgatgtccgaccgcgactcagacgctgcttggtatagcagctgctgtgccgcatagcaatggttcaggttcaattgtgtcaccctcacgcccgtggtttcgtggccgccttaccggctgggcaccgtgggcctcccataaagtgcttggcgtcccgttttccagtacataccaagcacttgggaggctccccgcagtctttagctttatgcccagcaccaccacaacgcctacataactggctcctatcgggccccttgcaggtccaggacttgtgtcctccctcgaaacacctgaagcaaacgtccggctgctggagtatgctcaggggacatactgaccagccaaccttaagtttggctgtcttcagggccagagttgcatcggccgatgcaagccggaaagtagccacctgggtccccgctggaccctttcggaggcgaattacctcagtggctacttccactccgcacttctccttgagggcctgtgcaatatcgcacctctcggtgatttcatccaggtttttgagctggagagtcacctctgaggtgagtgcccgaatttgcacatctttcccgaggacctgctcggctaccgtcttgtaggcagcgcccttgtttttagcatccttacggagctcaaggatcatctcgccggtgcgagaacgacggatggtccgcacatccgctcccagatccttgagctgggtttcgcctctcattttcttcaagacttcggagtacttggacccctccgtcttgagtatgagggcgtcgcccctgcttcgcgcctcctttcccatttttggacgatctgtcgccttctcgtcgttgcgcttgctgtctttttggcgcttccttcctcccacggtaacccaagggtttcccgtagctgccacttcggcagacttttcggcggacttggaggccgttggtgtgctatctcgcgggcttagcacaaccaaccgtttcttgctgttctcgggggcttcccccggagactgccttgctctttttgcggctgacccggaggcgcaaaccgctgcaaacatgcaggtgtccgtttggaccgacttcgtcgcccttccggtcacctccgttgcattcttctctgcagccaccgctcttgccttgagctcggcgtgctccttcttcgcagcatcgacggaggaccgaagcatgtagagagcctgcttcaggtacttcgtcgtgttggtgcgacttttcgcaaactcgattatggcatcgagctgctcctacagcgctactaccttcggtagcgtgtctcgctgtcttccgaccgcctttatcaacagtggacctgccactgcgatgtcttgcgtcgatccggtaggcgtactgcctttgccgtcttcgcaggcgtcctttactgcatccatctccgcctttctcggcggagacctctggatgcctcctcgtgcaaacggggttttcaacccatctgcgcccaattgttgatcttcatttttactgttcatttttgttaagtgggtcccccttccagccgctatccttatccatactggagtggtcgcctatctggtcccatggtagtctatgccgaagcagtgaggccatggctaggggcggctgccatagcgccttatgagcaactatgacacccccgaccggcgcaagtcaggaaaggacatctgatcccactcctgcccggttcccaccgggcaatgaatttggaacgtactggaaggcctgccaggttttacgggacggagacccctgcaccggttgttgtctcgccgtttcaggccgttgtcacacgaccttactaagggagctcggcgcaggtgccagcccagaatcgtggtacgaaaacgaaatccaactcttatcatatggcgttgcgaccagttaccgtaattgggaacttactggcatcaatcccaatgggcgaattagtgcatttgggtggtgggagcagcactattcgctccgtcagagctgcttccggataatgtggcttttgtgagaattcggcggcccaatgcctgagtctcaccacaacctaggctagctctcgctgatggtccgggactgcgttcttgcagttagcacttccgtggcctacggtaatcgccaaataccgacccgtggtggcatacagctctgccaaatatatatatatatatatatatatatatatatatatatatatatatatatatatatatatatatatatatatatatatatatatatatatatatatatatatatatatatatatatatatatatatatatatatatatatatatatatatatatatatatatatatatatatatatatatatatatatatatatatatatatgtataatttagaattgcaaaacaggcgacaggttgaccaccgacacgccagtgttagctaacggccagtctccaggttagttagctaagttagcaaagagatctatagaaccaagagggtgcacagagcacaaaagccgctccccgaagcaatacctagcggtggtcccggggagtattatgggctggagactggaggggttttagtgggtccggtcactgattcaaaccaaaccaaccccacactccctgaggttggtcacctcaggggtttggatgcaaatttcccctccacctgaaacaaaaaaaaaaaatttatatatatatatatatatatatatatatatatatatatatatatatatatatatatatatatatatatatatatatatatatatatatatatatatatatatatatatatatatatatatatatatatatatatatatttatttcccACTCCATGTGAGTTTCGAATGTTTTGAAGCAAAAACAACCAGTAGGTTGTGCCGCACCTAATGTTTTATCACATCCGTATAGAAGTGCTCGACTTTTCTATCAAAAGCTGTCAAACTAGAAGATCACAATCAATTTTATAAAGGACGAATATTTACAAATATTACgtgtataaaaaaacagaaaaaaacatgaGATGTGCCGCTTCGTTTTGCAAAAGGAAACCCTCCAAGCACGTTGGCTTTTTCCGATTCCCTAAAGATATCGTCACACGGCAACGATGGATCGATTTCTGCCGGTTGCTCCCCGAGCGGGAAATAAAATACCATTCGCGCCTTTGTAGCGTTAGTAAATGTGCAAAAATTTCCTCTGTATGGTGTTATTTTTACTGTTTCACATTATTCTTCTAGCTCCACTTCGATTACGAACACGACCTGTACGTGACACGCAGAGGAGGTAAACTTATGACAGTGCCAGGAGCTGTTCCGAAATTTGGCAATGTCCAGTGCTTGAACGCCCCATATGAAGGAAACGGTCGGGCAATGGTTTCTCAGTTCGTTGAAGATTGCTGCGAAAGTTCCGATACGGACGCAAACTTTTCCGACGCTGAGTCTTGCACGGATGACGAATATTCCAGTAACAGTTCGAAAAAGTACCATTTTGATCCAATTAGGGATCATCAATATGCGCGTTCTATATCCTCGTGTAGACACAAAGCCTTGAAGTCGTCACAAAGATCCGAGTAGCTCGGGAAATGTAGAACAAGTCGGAAGCAtataagtgaaaaataaaaatgcagttGATTATCACTGATTTTCTAGTCGAACACACTTCCTGAGTTTGATATACTTGCTCCACATCATAGCTTTAAAATGGATATTAATTTTGACATTGAAGTACGCGCAGCATTCTCCTTTAGGAAGGTTTTGCGTACCGTAGttctttttgtatttttacTATCAAGGCACTGCAAACCAATTAAAGAAAGTTTTCCAGCGTCTAGATAAATTTTATGAAaagggccgttcctaaaccacgtggtcatattttgatcactttttatacctcccgtacccccccccccccgtggtctttcgtggtgttttggcaacccccccccccttgcgacttaaaccacgtggtcttttcatttgtcaagtaccaaaaattatcttaatttttttacatttctattataaaactttcagtacattctatatttataAAATGCAAAACCtccattcttgacttggtggcaacaataaatcataagtcaggaaaaaagaccatgTGGTCATTTagtttacccccccccccccccccaccaccgtgcgtggtctttttacaaacccccccgtccccctctttatgcccacgtggtttaggaacggccccaaaGCGAAAATCCCGCTAAGTCATCTTGTTGCACATTAATTCCATTTGCTCTTTGGAGCCTTTGGAGTTATCGTACCCCAAACACCTCAACACCTGCAAGATGACATACGAACTGCtcgattttttatcattttgacaTCTTAAGCGAAACTTGTTGACAAACATCGCACcctaagagaagagtggccaagtGGCTTCTCTCTCTTCCTATTTGCTATGAAACATATCCCCGGTTGAACATTATTTTCGTCTGCCTTACGCAAAATGCAGTGCAATccgaaaaattgatttatttgatatttttattttaatctaacaaaaaacacaacaatgaaaATTAGATTACAAAGAATATATAAAACAATACAACAAAACTTCGTCTCTATTTTTATCATCATACTACCACtgccaaacttttttttcttgtttttctcaCTTCTCCTTCCACTTTCAATATTCGGCAAAACACTTAACTTCTGTTGCAAAATCAAGGGGAAAATTGCTTGTTTATGAAGAAAAGCTTGATTTCACGTTACCACGAACAACTAAATAAAcaacataataataaaaagaaatacCTTCACTGCATATTCGACTATTGCGagagattttcaaatttggaatATCTTTTTCTGATTTTACGCATATTTTTAGCCACTGTCGATAAGGTTCTGCATCTTTGGGAAATCGATAAAAATTTACGACCAAACGATTGGCGCTTCGTTCAAattcttttttgcttttatttgtcgcaaccaaaacaaaattgtgtCCACGATATTTCACTTTTACTTACTCAATTATTGGGTCAAACACCAGCTGTTTAGCAACACGGCAAGCTGAACCCTTTTGGAATATTGTCACACACGCGTGCTGTCAAAATCAGCCAATCACGTTTGGAGCAAAAAACCTGGAGCAAACCGAGGTATCATCTTGGCCACTCGACTCTTCTCTTGGATCGCACCCACCCAGCGCAATGTGACATGtggaataaaaataacaaaaacattcgAATTGGCGCTTAACCACCAGCCTGATTTCGTATTAGAATTTGAGGgtatttaaattttctgtaCATGGACGTTAATTTGGATTGCGTTTGCCGGTTTTGCTTGCGGCATCGCGCCCGAATGTGGCCGCTTAGAGCGTTGTACGAGCAGCACCCTTCGTTTCTCGAGAAGGTTTATCAGTGCACTCAGATCAGCGTAAGTCTTTTAATCTTAGAATTCATACAGAAcaataatttgatttttcttctaTTAAAGATAATTGATGTTGACGAGTTGCGTAGCTTCGTGTGCCTTAGCTGCTACCGTAACATCGAACGATTCTGTGCCTTCCGCGAAATGCTACAAGGCAACCAGAACGATTTCCTAGAGCGCTTCCGCTTGGAGCAGCAGGAAGTGCCCGAAGAATCGGACGAAAGCGGAAGTGATCACCAGCAAGTACAACTGTCCTTCCACTTTTTAAGCGACGTGGAAGATTCGGAGTACGATTCAGACGTACCGGTGAAAGAGCGCCGCTGGGAAGGCTCGGCCCAGAGGCTTGATGACCAGCAGCATGAACCGGACGATTTCGGTTTCGATGACGATTGGTTGGACAAAAATTTATTTCGCGACCCGAGCATACCACCGACCGAAAGCGATGACGATTCCGCCCCTGCTGAGACGATAAAATGCGAAGTGTGCCTTATGAGATTCCCGCACCGGACTAGCGCCGGCAGTAGAGAAACAATTGATGAACATTTTTGCGTTTTACGTTAGCAACACTTTTAATACAAATTGAGCTGGTTTTCAATTAGTATTTTATGCTGAAAATCAAATTAAGTATACTCAGTTTATTCTATACTCAATATATATTCAACTGATTATCTGTTTTATGTCTCTATGTGTTATTATTCCGTCTGTGTcgcaacttttgatttgaaaactcGTACCGAGTTATCCGATCCACCGGAGATAATATACCTTGGGTTTGACCAATCGCACGCTAGAACCTTGTCCTCGTGGCCAATCAGTTCAAAGATCGGTGCCTTTGGGCTGCGATAGTCCCATAGCTTAACGTGATTATCGTAGGCACCGGACACGAACAAATATTCATTGGTGGTGCTCCAGCAGACCGTCTGGACCCATTGAGTGTGCCCCAAGTAGGTGTTCTTTACAATAGTTCCCTCTGCGAAGCAAGACATAAATCAAAGTTCATTTCTCTAACGCACACAAGCCAAAGATACTCACGGTTCGACTTGGGGTCATAAAGTCGCAGATTTTTGTCCGGCGAAGCGGCAATAATCAACCCATTAAGCTGCGAGTAGCTCAAATCGAAGAAAGATTTCTGTCCCGATATTTCCGACTTAATGCCACTCAAGGCTAGATCCCAAATTTTTATCGTATGATCCCAGGACGAAGTTACAATCGTGCTGTCGTCAATCCACTGAACGCCGGAAACGCACTCCCGGTGGCCGGCCAGTGTGA from Wyeomyia smithii strain HCP4-BCI-WySm-NY-G18 chromosome 3, ASM2978416v1, whole genome shotgun sequence encodes the following:
- the LOC129727864 gene encoding uncharacterized protein LOC129727864 gives rise to the protein MDVNLDCVCRFCLRHRARMWPLRALYEQHPSFLEKVYQCTQISIIDVDELRSFVCLSCYRNIERFCAFREMLQGNQNDFLERFRLEQQEVPEESDESGSDHQQVQLSFHFLSDVEDSEYDSDVPVKERRWEGSAQRLDDQQHEPDDFGFDDDWLDKNLFRDPSIPPTESDDDSAPAETIKCEVCLMRFPHRTSAGSRETIDEHFCVLR
- the LOC129730591 gene encoding uncharacterized protein LOC129730591, with protein sequence MRCAASFCKRKPSKHVGFFRFPKDIVTRQRWIDFCRLLPEREIKYHSRLCSLHFDYEHDLYVTRRGGKLMTVPGAVPKFGNVQCLNAPYEGNGRAMVSQFVEDCCESSDTDANFSDAESCTDDEYSSNSSKKYHFDPIRDHQYARSISSCRHKALKSSQRSE